In the Sphingobium sp. EM0848 genome, one interval contains:
- a CDS encoding efflux RND transporter periplasmic adaptor subunit, whose protein sequence is MILQSLEDPALSIRFIGAGLSALAFSLPLAACHQAEADPRTESPLVRVMQPAAEGEVNREFTGVVAAQVKSDLGFRVGGKVIERLVNAGDIVRRGQPLMRIDQTDLALATRATLGTVDAARARARQTAADERRFRDLVGAGAVSASAYDQAMAAADSARAQLSAAEAQARVARNEANYSVLVADADGTVVETLAEPGQVVSAGQIVVRVARSGPREALVQLPETLRPAIGSAAQARTYEGASGTATLRQLSDAANPESRTFEARYVLSGTPARAPLGSTVTVMLALPGDVRATQVPLGAIRDVGKGPGVWVIRKGSQPTVTWRPVRIVSLGQESATLAAGLNSGDRFVAMGAHMLHEGQQVRVSAQ, encoded by the coding sequence ATGATCCTTCAAAGTTTGGAGGATCCAGCCTTGTCGATTCGATTTATCGGAGCGGGATTATCCGCCCTTGCATTCTCGCTTCCTTTGGCAGCCTGCCATCAGGCAGAGGCGGACCCGCGTACGGAGTCGCCGCTCGTCCGGGTTATGCAGCCTGCGGCCGAAGGGGAAGTGAACCGGGAATTTACCGGTGTGGTCGCCGCGCAGGTTAAGAGCGATCTTGGTTTCAGAGTCGGAGGCAAGGTTATCGAGCGCCTCGTCAACGCGGGTGATATAGTCCGACGGGGTCAGCCTTTGATGCGAATCGATCAGACGGACCTGGCACTCGCCACACGCGCCACGCTCGGTACCGTCGACGCGGCGCGCGCGCGCGCGCGGCAGACGGCTGCGGACGAAAGGCGGTTCCGCGATCTGGTTGGCGCGGGCGCGGTATCGGCGTCTGCCTATGATCAGGCGATGGCTGCGGCTGACTCGGCCCGCGCCCAGTTGTCAGCGGCCGAGGCACAGGCGCGTGTGGCTCGCAATGAAGCAAATTACAGTGTCCTCGTGGCGGATGCCGACGGGACGGTCGTCGAAACTTTGGCCGAGCCGGGGCAAGTGGTGAGCGCGGGCCAGATTGTCGTGCGTGTGGCCCGATCAGGCCCGCGCGAGGCGCTGGTGCAACTGCCCGAGACGCTGCGTCCCGCCATCGGATCGGCCGCGCAGGCGCGCACCTACGAGGGTGCAAGCGGAACCGCCACCCTGAGACAGTTGTCCGATGCCGCCAACCCCGAATCCCGGACTTTCGAGGCGCGCTATGTCCTGAGCGGCACCCCCGCCCGCGCGCCGTTGGGATCGACTGTCACGGTGATGTTGGCGCTGCCCGGCGATGTCCGCGCAACCCAGGTGCCGCTCGGCGCGATCCGCGATGTCGGCAAGGGCCCGGGTGTGTGGGTCATTCGTAAGGGATCACAACCGACCGTGACATGGCGTCCGGTACGTATCGTATCCCTTGGCCAAGAAAGCGCGACACTCGCTGCCGGGCTGAACTCTGGTGATCGCTTCGTGGCCATGGGTGCACACATGCTGCACGAAGGTCAGCAAGTCCGGGTGTCGGCACAATGA
- a CDS encoding TetR/AcrR family transcriptional regulator: protein MTNANLNAPTRGPAEHAVRDQIIAAAQECFARYGYGKTTVSDLAKEIGFSKAYIYRFFESKQEIGEAICSSRLERIISEARATIDEGGSATERFRRMFKSLTTLSVELFFHDRKIYDITAHSAAEQWGSSIAYKETLRAMILEIVKSGRESGEFERKTPIDETCRAIFYAMMPFVDPLHLERNLDLLPDAQTEVASLILRSLAP from the coding sequence ATGACCAATGCCAATTTGAATGCCCCGACGCGCGGCCCCGCCGAACATGCCGTGCGAGACCAGATTATCGCGGCGGCGCAAGAATGTTTTGCACGCTACGGCTATGGCAAGACGACTGTTTCCGACCTTGCCAAGGAGATCGGCTTCTCCAAGGCCTATATCTATCGGTTCTTCGAGTCGAAGCAGGAAATCGGCGAAGCGATCTGCAGCTCACGTCTGGAGCGAATCATATCCGAGGCGCGCGCAACAATCGACGAAGGAGGCAGCGCCACGGAACGATTTCGCCGCATGTTCAAGAGCCTGACGACACTCAGCGTCGAACTCTTTTTTCATGATCGGAAGATCTACGACATCACGGCTCATTCGGCCGCCGAGCAATGGGGCTCTTCCATCGCGTACAAGGAGACGCTCAGGGCGATGATCCTGGAAATTGTCAAAAGTGGGCGGGAAAGCGGCGAGTTCGAGCGCAAGACGCCGATCGACGAGACCTGTCGCGCGATATTCTACGCCATGATGCCATTCGTCGACCCGCTTCACCTTGAGCGCAACCTAGACCTGCTTCCCGATGCTCAGACCGAGGTCGCTAGCCTGATCCTGCGTAGCCTCGCCCCCTAA
- a CDS encoding usg protein: MIELCFNAQLQGYGITTAEIHFYRPDAPSFLQLFVWQEYDLAPDFPVLFEFLDHWRREIEAALHSVRIVHDWLIRPTEWRAVNGVISIQ, encoded by the coding sequence ATGATCGAGCTATGCTTCAATGCACAGCTGCAGGGCTATGGCATTACGACGGCGGAAATCCATTTCTACCGGCCTGATGCGCCCTCGTTCCTGCAGTTGTTCGTGTGGCAGGAATACGATCTCGCGCCCGATTTTCCGGTGCTGTTCGAGTTTCTCGACCACTGGCGGCGTGAGATCGAGGCCGCTCTCCATTCCGTCCGGATCGTGCATGACTGGCTGATCCGTCCGACCGAGTGGCGCGCGGTCAATGGCGTGATCTCGATCCAGTGA
- a CDS encoding NAD(P)-binding domain-containing protein, whose product MARWDELAPSALQHVAECWLGSIEEALAENDIGLATTLLKPDGYWRDLLTFKWEFTTAHGADEIRAMLSGAVQHSLPRSFRVEGTPYVSMLGNIAQTLDFFFTFETEIALGRGHVRLIRDEGTSGRSVAYTVLTTMNELKDFPESVGRTRLRDFPECTLAASASEAVDPDVIIVGAGQAGLMLGARLRQLDVKTLIVERGAKVGETWRKRYRTLKLHNDIAMNHFPYLPFPENWPTYLPKDKVADWLEFYAHAMDLDVWTSTIFEDAKFDPVERVWTVNLTLANGATRMLKTRHIVSAMGVAGLPRIPQIPGLDGFRGTLLHSSQPFDDIDVEGKKVVVVGAGTSAHDIAQNFCTRGGDVTMIQRSSITVLSLEPGAQRVYQLYRDNDGVRPINDTDMTGAAIPFPLLAKLHQPLSRSIQEQDRELLDGLRKVGFLLDNGEDDSGFYMKLVRYHAGYYLNVGASDLIVDGKIKVRSGLGVARLTATRVILDDGTALDADIVVLATGYQSLQEQVRKLFGSELADKVGPIWGLDEGGEMRNMYAPTAQENFYVLGGGFPTARFYSKFTALYIKADLMGLVLHDPEKIGLESSAAQGEPRVVALDPHWAYSS is encoded by the coding sequence TTGGCACGTTGGGATGAATTGGCACCGTCGGCGCTTCAGCATGTTGCTGAATGCTGGTTGGGATCTATCGAAGAGGCACTGGCCGAGAACGATATAGGTCTTGCAACGACCCTGCTGAAGCCAGACGGTTACTGGCGAGATCTTCTGACCTTCAAGTGGGAATTCACAACCGCCCATGGGGCGGATGAGATACGCGCCATGCTTAGCGGGGCTGTGCAGCATAGTTTGCCGCGAAGCTTCCGTGTCGAGGGCACGCCCTATGTGAGCATGCTGGGCAATATCGCACAGACGCTCGATTTCTTCTTCACCTTCGAGACCGAGATCGCGCTCGGTCGCGGTCACGTCCGGCTGATCCGCGATGAGGGCACATCCGGTCGATCGGTGGCTTACACCGTACTCACGACGATGAACGAACTCAAAGACTTCCCGGAATCCGTCGGCCGCACCCGGCTCCGGGATTTTCCGGAATGCACGCTTGCGGCAAGCGCCAGCGAGGCCGTCGATCCCGATGTAATCATCGTTGGTGCCGGGCAAGCAGGCCTGATGCTCGGCGCACGCTTGCGCCAACTCGATGTCAAGACGTTGATCGTCGAGCGTGGCGCCAAGGTGGGCGAAACTTGGCGGAAGCGATATCGCACGCTGAAGCTTCACAACGATATAGCGATGAACCACTTCCCGTATCTGCCATTTCCGGAAAACTGGCCAACCTACTTGCCGAAGGACAAGGTCGCAGACTGGTTAGAGTTCTACGCCCACGCAATGGATCTTGACGTCTGGACCAGCACCATTTTCGAGGACGCGAAATTCGATCCCGTGGAGCGGGTTTGGACGGTGAACCTGACGCTGGCAAACGGCGCCACCCGAATGCTGAAGACGCGACACATCGTGAGCGCGATGGGCGTGGCGGGTCTGCCGCGCATACCCCAGATTCCCGGACTCGACGGGTTCCGCGGAACCCTTCTTCATTCCAGTCAGCCGTTTGATGACATTGATGTCGAGGGGAAAAAGGTGGTCGTCGTCGGCGCCGGCACGAGCGCACACGACATCGCGCAGAACTTCTGCACGCGTGGCGGCGATGTGACGATGATCCAGCGCTCGTCGATCACGGTGCTGAGCCTGGAGCCCGGCGCGCAGCGGGTTTACCAGCTATATCGGGACAATGACGGCGTCAGGCCTATCAATGATACGGACATGACCGGGGCCGCGATACCCTTCCCGCTACTCGCCAAGCTTCATCAGCCATTGAGCCGGTCGATCCAGGAGCAGGATCGTGAATTGCTGGACGGCTTGCGCAAGGTTGGATTCCTGCTGGATAATGGCGAGGACGATAGCGGCTTCTACATGAAGCTGGTGCGATATCACGCCGGCTATTACCTCAATGTCGGCGCATCGGATTTGATCGTCGACGGTAAGATCAAGGTCCGGTCCGGCCTGGGCGTCGCGCGTCTCACCGCGACACGGGTAATCCTGGACGACGGCACCGCTTTGGATGCCGACATCGTCGTGCTCGCGACCGGCTACCAGTCGCTTCAGGAGCAAGTGCGCAAGTTGTTCGGCAGCGAGCTGGCCGACAAGGTGGGGCCGATCTGGGGGCTCGACGAAGGAGGCGAGATGCGGAACATGTACGCGCCAACAGCACAGGAAAACTTCTATGTTCTCGGCGGCGGCTTCCCCACGGCGAGATTCTATTCGAAGTTTACGGCTCTATATATAAAGGCCGATCTGATGGGGTTGGTGCTCCACGACCCTGAAAAAATTGGTCTGGAGAGCAGCGCAGCGCAAGGTGAGCCCCGTGTCGTAGCCCTCGATCCGCACTGGGCATATTCGAGTTAG
- a CDS encoding fumarylacetoacetate hydrolase family protein, whose protein sequence is MSWFPGAGKNVEQSSPFGLIHPTAALGDASKGAITLTVNGEVRQKGDLSALVNPVDRLIEFLSGLYCLEPGDLIYTGTPAGVGAVSPGDIMVVEIEGLSPLTITVGEPAE, encoded by the coding sequence TTGTCCTGGTTTCCTGGAGCCGGTAAGAACGTCGAACAATCTTCGCCTTTTGGCCTAATTCATCCTACCGCCGCGCTGGGCGATGCCAGCAAAGGCGCCATCACCCTGACAGTGAACGGCGAAGTGCGGCAAAAGGGCGACCTGTCGGCACTAGTCAACCCTGTCGACCGGCTGATCGAATTCCTCTCTGGCCTCTATTGCCTTGAGCCAGGCGATCTTATCTACACCGGAACACCCGCCGGGGTCGGCGCGGTATCGCCGGGCGATATCATGGTAGTTGAAATCGAAGGACTTTCGCCACTGACCATCACCGTGGGCGAGCCTGCAGAATGA
- a CDS encoding TonB-dependent receptor: protein MGGRAFLLQRAPEGESVYLLWPRLAVCVWNAPGQALSSWAFDKVNAYAGYGQASLEVLPGTTLTLGARYTIEKRKQRGFNDVGGTVIPGSAGEQSKTFKKPTFRVSIDHKFSPDLMVYASFNRGFNSGWFNTLALGGFSAAANPVILPETIDAYEVGFKSQLFDRKLRINVSAFQYDYTNLQQQFFEFGGLVTKNAAAARIRGVDVDIQARPVRNLDLSVSAEYLDPKFTSYLNAPFYQTLPSGELVAGVADASGSSTPQAPHFSMNANATYSLETAIGTFQSTAAVNFRGKTYADTLEQFPLKKRTLVNLTERWESIDQQLSVSLWVKNLLNERYDDSLNLLAPVGPAAQVGAPRTYGITLGYKFGS from the coding sequence ACGCCCCCGGCCAGGCGCTGAGTTCGTGGGCGTTCGACAAGGTGAATGCCTATGCAGGCTACGGACAGGCTTCACTTGAGGTGCTCCCTGGCACTACGTTGACGCTGGGCGCCCGTTACACGATCGAAAAGCGTAAGCAGCGCGGCTTCAACGATGTGGGTGGTACTGTAATTCCCGGCAGCGCCGGCGAACAGTCCAAGACGTTTAAGAAACCTACCTTCCGTGTGTCGATCGACCATAAATTCTCGCCCGATCTGATGGTATATGCTTCGTTCAATCGCGGCTTTAATTCGGGCTGGTTCAACACCCTAGCTCTTGGCGGCTTTTCTGCTGCTGCCAATCCGGTCATTCTTCCCGAAACCATCGATGCCTATGAAGTGGGTTTCAAGAGCCAGCTGTTCGATCGGAAGCTGCGCATCAACGTGTCGGCATTCCAATATGATTATACGAATTTGCAGCAGCAGTTCTTCGAGTTCGGTGGGCTGGTGACGAAGAACGCAGCGGCGGCAAGGATCCGGGGCGTTGATGTGGATATACAGGCACGGCCGGTGCGCAATCTCGATCTCTCGGTTTCTGCTGAATATCTCGATCCTAAGTTTACAAGCTATCTGAATGCGCCATTTTATCAGACGCTGCCCAGCGGGGAATTGGTCGCAGGCGTGGCTGATGCCAGCGGATCCTCGACGCCTCAGGCGCCGCATTTCAGCATGAATGCGAACGCCACCTATTCACTGGAGACTGCAATCGGCACTTTCCAGTCGACTGCTGCGGTGAATTTCAGGGGTAAAACCTATGCCGACACTCTCGAACAGTTTCCACTCAAAAAGCGCACCCTCGTCAATCTGACCGAGCGTTGGGAGTCCATCGATCAGCAGCTTTCGGTGTCATTGTGGGTGAAGAACCTCTTGAACGAAAGATATGATGATTCGTTGAACCTTCTGGCTCCCGTCGGCCCCGCGGCACAAGTAGGTGCACCACGTACATACGGCATTACGCTGGGCTACAAATTCGGTAGTTAA
- a CDS encoding acyl-CoA dehydrogenase family protein — MSYFLTEEQEAIRDVARRFTEKEVRPRALEIYGPKGHEIIRDLGKKMGDLGFYRLSLPESEGGMAAPKTTVLLIYEELAKESAALAIHLVLNGAFSSVLLGLPAAKEKWFEKVMSGDASMSASGTDPRGAANYTEWSDLAVKDGNHFILNGSKNYCSGAPYADLIVVFGLYQGTMWAFPIECGSPGFTVAEDRKMGLGTTFGALTLSDVKVPVSACLEVADWVRDRKLVGPTGQSAYTVLDISAMALGLAEGVFEKALEYARERTNAGSPILSLGAIQLKFAKMKAQIEAVRHMLYNAVRLLDEGRVDKMLNHMVKPLATEMAVDVARDCMQIYGGSGYCIDTGIERYLRDAMGLTIGEGSNDMHWSTVSAMMDMPGARPGSF; from the coding sequence ATGTCTTATTTCTTGACCGAAGAGCAGGAAGCAATCCGTGATGTCGCCCGGCGCTTCACTGAAAAAGAGGTGAGGCCGCGCGCACTAGAAATTTACGGGCCTAAAGGTCATGAGATCATCCGGGACTTGGGAAAGAAGATGGGTGACCTGGGCTTCTACAGGCTTTCCCTGCCCGAAAGCGAGGGGGGAATGGCTGCGCCCAAGACGACCGTCCTCCTGATATATGAGGAGCTTGCCAAGGAAAGCGCTGCGCTCGCTATCCATCTCGTGCTCAACGGCGCCTTTTCAAGCGTGCTGCTCGGCCTGCCGGCGGCCAAAGAAAAATGGTTCGAAAAGGTGATGTCTGGAGACGCCTCAATGTCGGCGTCGGGCACTGATCCGCGGGGTGCCGCAAACTACACCGAATGGAGCGATCTGGCAGTCAAGGACGGCAATCACTTCATACTGAACGGCTCCAAAAACTATTGTTCGGGCGCTCCTTACGCCGATCTAATCGTGGTATTCGGCTTGTATCAGGGGACAATGTGGGCGTTTCCGATAGAATGCGGCAGTCCCGGCTTTACGGTCGCAGAAGACAGAAAGATGGGGCTCGGTACGACCTTTGGCGCCCTGACATTATCGGATGTCAAAGTACCGGTTTCAGCATGCTTGGAAGTAGCCGACTGGGTTAGGGACCGCAAACTCGTCGGACCGACCGGGCAATCCGCCTACACTGTGCTTGACATATCCGCCATGGCCCTAGGATTAGCTGAAGGTGTCTTCGAAAAGGCACTGGAGTACGCGCGGGAGCGCACGAATGCCGGTAGCCCAATCTTGTCCCTCGGCGCCATCCAACTCAAGTTTGCGAAGATGAAGGCCCAGATCGAAGCTGTTCGCCACATGCTCTATAATGCCGTTCGCCTGCTCGACGAAGGACGCGTGGACAAAATGCTGAACCATATGGTCAAACCACTGGCCACTGAGATGGCCGTGGATGTCGCGCGCGATTGCATGCAGATCTATGGCGGCAGCGGATACTGCATCGATACGGGCATCGAACGCTATCTTCGCGACGCTATGGGCTTGACGATCGGCGAAGGCTCCAACGATATGCACTGGTCTACCGTTTCAGCCATGATGGACATGCCAGGAGCACGACCCGGCTCATTTTAA
- a CDS encoding limonene-1,2-epoxide hydrolase family protein, which produces MQEPFSPADIIRSFIQCFNDNRMQDALDHLAKDVFYHNVPLDPIIGREATPAFMVKFDLGNSLLTEWEILALAVEGDIVLTERIDMFYHRSDGRREGIPIMGSFRVPDGRITEWRDYFDLAAFQKLSVLHTPQT; this is translated from the coding sequence GTGCAAGAGCCGTTCTCTCCGGCCGATATAATCAGATCGTTCATCCAGTGCTTCAACGACAACCGGATGCAGGATGCCCTCGACCACCTGGCTAAGGATGTCTTTTATCACAATGTCCCACTCGACCCCATTATTGGGCGCGAAGCAACACCGGCGTTCATGGTCAAGTTCGATCTGGGAAACTCGCTGCTGACCGAATGGGAAATTCTCGCGCTCGCTGTCGAGGGTGACATCGTACTAACTGAGCGGATCGATATGTTCTACCACCGGTCAGACGGGCGGCGCGAGGGCATTCCGATAATGGGAAGCTTTCGTGTCCCCGACGGCAGGATTACTGAATGGCGCGATTATTTCGATCTCGCCGCCTTCCAAAAACTTTCGGTGTTGCACACACCCCAGACCTGA
- a CDS encoding efflux transporter outer membrane subunit has translation MRPLPLIMSTLGVPLLLAGCAVGPEYAPPISSLPPAFHAGAAVEARSSSAEAADLISWWRSFNDPMLTSLVERGLAQNLDLQQASARVVQARAALKGANAALLPSGQVSGQMGEVYQSTETPIGRIGSAFPQFERSTETYELNLGASWELDLFGGRDAGRDAARADWQASGAGAVAARLAVAAQIADTYVAIRMLQARLDVARSQLDTQQRLVDLVSLQYRKGVAAELQLRQAEGALAQVRASVPALQNELDMAMNALDVLISVQPGTTRVELAPQAPIPAPPAISTAGGPAALLRRRPDVIAAERTLAASNARIGVAIAEYYPKFSFSGLLGTATTAAGGLFTGNAAQANGILGLRWRLFDFGRVDAEIKAAKGRNAEALAAYRLTVLRASQDVEDAFSTLVQQEARATSLLQGEASLSRARDASMAAYKGGVASLIEVLDADRRLLETRDGAIQARAAATRGAIASFRALGGGWEPQVIPGDV, from the coding sequence ATGCGGCCCTTGCCTTTGATCATGTCTACCCTTGGGGTGCCTCTTTTGCTCGCAGGCTGTGCCGTGGGCCCGGAGTATGCGCCCCCTATATCGTCGTTGCCTCCAGCTTTCCATGCAGGGGCGGCGGTGGAAGCGCGAAGCTCTTCGGCGGAAGCAGCCGATCTGATATCCTGGTGGCGCTCGTTCAACGACCCAATGCTTACCAGCCTCGTCGAGCGGGGGTTGGCGCAAAATCTCGATCTGCAGCAGGCGAGCGCCCGTGTCGTTCAGGCGCGCGCGGCGCTTAAGGGTGCCAACGCCGCGCTGCTGCCGTCGGGGCAGGTTAGTGGGCAGATGGGGGAGGTCTATCAATCGACGGAAACCCCGATCGGCCGGATCGGCAGCGCCTTTCCGCAGTTCGAGCGGTCGACCGAAACCTATGAGCTGAACCTCGGCGCCAGTTGGGAACTCGACCTATTCGGCGGCCGCGATGCTGGACGTGACGCTGCGCGCGCCGATTGGCAGGCATCGGGGGCTGGGGCGGTTGCGGCGCGACTCGCAGTCGCGGCGCAGATCGCCGATACCTACGTTGCCATCCGAATGTTGCAGGCCCGTCTCGATGTCGCCCGTTCGCAACTCGACACCCAGCAGCGCCTCGTCGACCTCGTGTCGCTTCAATATCGAAAAGGCGTGGCCGCAGAATTGCAACTCAGGCAGGCGGAAGGCGCGCTGGCGCAGGTCCGTGCTTCCGTGCCGGCGCTACAAAACGAACTCGACATGGCGATGAATGCACTCGACGTGCTGATTAGCGTTCAGCCCGGCACCACGCGGGTGGAGTTGGCTCCGCAAGCGCCGATCCCCGCGCCGCCGGCGATCTCGACTGCAGGGGGACCGGCCGCCTTGCTGCGCCGTCGCCCTGACGTCATCGCGGCAGAGCGGACCCTTGCCGCATCCAATGCCCGGATCGGTGTAGCGATTGCCGAATATTATCCGAAATTTTCGTTCAGCGGCCTGCTGGGAACGGCAACAACGGCTGCCGGAGGCCTTTTTACGGGCAATGCGGCCCAAGCCAACGGGATACTCGGTCTGCGTTGGCGCCTGTTCGACTTCGGCCGGGTTGATGCTGAAATCAAGGCTGCCAAGGGGCGCAATGCGGAAGCTCTGGCGGCCTATCGCCTGACGGTGCTGCGCGCCTCGCAAGATGTCGAAGACGCCTTCTCGACGTTGGTGCAGCAAGAAGCACGCGCGACGTCGCTCCTACAGGGTGAGGCTTCGCTATCGCGTGCGCGAGACGCCTCCATGGCCGCCTACAAGGGCGGGGTTGCGAGCCTGATCGAGGTGCTCGATGCCGACCGGCGCCTACTTGAAACCCGCGATGGGGCGATCCAGGCGCGCGCCGCAGCAACCCGAGGCGCGATCGCATCCTTCCGCGCGCTGGGCGGCGGCTGGGAACCGCAAGTCATCCCCGGAGACGTCTGA
- a CDS encoding Hsp20 family protein, which yields MRNNFDFTPYRRSTVGFDRLFNLLEAGAREDEGYPPFDILKDGEDSYRITLAVAGFRPNDIEVVAQQNLLTVTGRHAEDDGKGEYLHRGVAMRPFERRFQLADFIEAGEVSFENGLLSIALKRVVPEAMKPRRIAISPGVAASDRIGGGDTVGAAA from the coding sequence ATGAGAAATAACTTCGACTTCACGCCCTATCGGCGTTCGACCGTGGGCTTTGATCGACTCTTCAACCTGCTTGAAGCAGGTGCGCGGGAGGACGAAGGTTACCCACCCTTTGACATCCTCAAGGATGGCGAGGACAGTTATCGCATCACGCTGGCGGTCGCTGGCTTCCGCCCCAACGACATTGAGGTGGTGGCACAGCAGAATTTGCTCACCGTCACCGGCAGGCATGCCGAAGACGACGGCAAGGGCGAGTATCTCCATCGCGGGGTCGCCATGCGCCCATTTGAGCGACGCTTCCAGCTTGCCGACTTCATCGAAGCAGGAGAAGTCAGCTTCGAGAACGGCTTGCTCAGCATCGCGCTCAAGCGCGTCGTGCCTGAGGCGATGAAGCCACGCCGGATCGCGATCAGCCCTGGCGTGGCCGCTAGTGATCGCATTGGCGGAGGCGATACAGTCGGCGCGGCTGCCTAA